From a single Syngnathus scovelli strain Florida chromosome 2, RoL_Ssco_1.2, whole genome shotgun sequence genomic region:
- the nkain4 gene encoding sodium/potassium-transporting ATPase subunit beta-1-interacting protein 4 isoform X2, with the protein MGCCSGRCTLIFICTLQLVLALERQVFDFLGYQWAPILANFFHIIIVILGLFGTIQYRPRYIVVYAVWVALWVAWNVFIICFYLDVGGLSKDSDLLTFNISAHHSWWSEHGPGCVRREMPQSEGVFTTESHSYITVMGCLMDYQYIEVMHSGMQILAALLGFVYACYVVSAMTEEEDSYEPGLHTSFGLRK; encoded by the exons ATGGGCTGctgcagcggccggtgcacgctCATTTTTATTTGTACCTTACAGTTG GTTCTGGCTCTAGAACGGCAGGTCTTTGACTTCCTGGGTTACCAGTGGGCGCCCATCCTAGCCAACTTTTTCCACATCATCATTGTCATCCTCGGCCTCTTTGGCACCATCCAGTACCGACCGCGCTACATTGTGGTG TACGCCGTTTGGGTGGCTCTCTGGGTGGCCTGGAATGTCTTCATCATCTGCTTTTACCTGGATGTAGGAGGGTTGTCCAAG gacagTGACCTGCTGACGTTTAATATCTCAGCCCATCACTCGTGGTGGAGCGAGCATGGGCCAGGTTGTGTGAGGAGAGAGATGCCACAATCTGAAGGGGTCTTCACCACTGAAAGCCACTCCTACATCACTGTCATGGGCTGCCTCATGGACTACCAGTACATTGAGGTCATGCATAGTGGAATGCAGATCTTGGCAGCT ctcctcggctttGTGTACGCCTGCTATGTTGTCAGCGCCATGACTGAAGAAGAGGACAGCT ACGAGCCAGGTCTTCACACCTCCTTTG
- the nkain4 gene encoding sodium/potassium-transporting ATPase subunit beta-1-interacting protein 4 isoform X4, with translation MGCCSGRCTLIFICTLQLVLALERQVFDFLGYQWAPILANFFHIIIVILGLFGTIQYRPRYIVVYAVWVALWVAWNVFIICFYLDVGGLSKDSDLLTFNISAHHSWWSEHGPGCVRREMPQSEGVFTTESHSYITVMGCLMDYQYIEVMHSGMQILAALLGFVYACYVVSAMTEEEDSCLRK, from the exons ATGGGCTGctgcagcggccggtgcacgctCATTTTTATTTGTACCTTACAGTTG GTTCTGGCTCTAGAACGGCAGGTCTTTGACTTCCTGGGTTACCAGTGGGCGCCCATCCTAGCCAACTTTTTCCACATCATCATTGTCATCCTCGGCCTCTTTGGCACCATCCAGTACCGACCGCGCTACATTGTGGTG TACGCCGTTTGGGTGGCTCTCTGGGTGGCCTGGAATGTCTTCATCATCTGCTTTTACCTGGATGTAGGAGGGTTGTCCAAG gacagTGACCTGCTGACGTTTAATATCTCAGCCCATCACTCGTGGTGGAGCGAGCATGGGCCAGGTTGTGTGAGGAGAGAGATGCCACAATCTGAAGGGGTCTTCACCACTGAAAGCCACTCCTACATCACTGTCATGGGCTGCCTCATGGACTACCAGTACATTGAGGTCATGCATAGTGGAATGCAGATCTTGGCAGCT ctcctcggctttGTGTACGCCTGCTATGTTGTCAGCGCCATGACTGAAGAAGAGGACAGCT
- the nkain4 gene encoding sodium/potassium-transporting ATPase subunit beta-1-interacting protein 4 isoform X1, whose amino-acid sequence MGCCSGRCTLIFICTLQLVLALERQVFDFLGYQWAPILANFFHIIIVILGLFGTIQYRPRYIVVYAVWVALWVAWNVFIICFYLDVGGLSKDSDLLTFNISAHHSWWSEHGPGCVRREMPQSEGVFTTESHSYITVMGCLMDYQYIEVMHSGMQILAALLGFVYACYVVSAMTEEEDSFDFIGGFEPFPLYHINEKTSHLLLKQVSLST is encoded by the exons ATGGGCTGctgcagcggccggtgcacgctCATTTTTATTTGTACCTTACAGTTG GTTCTGGCTCTAGAACGGCAGGTCTTTGACTTCCTGGGTTACCAGTGGGCGCCCATCCTAGCCAACTTTTTCCACATCATCATTGTCATCCTCGGCCTCTTTGGCACCATCCAGTACCGACCGCGCTACATTGTGGTG TACGCCGTTTGGGTGGCTCTCTGGGTGGCCTGGAATGTCTTCATCATCTGCTTTTACCTGGATGTAGGAGGGTTGTCCAAG gacagTGACCTGCTGACGTTTAATATCTCAGCCCATCACTCGTGGTGGAGCGAGCATGGGCCAGGTTGTGTGAGGAGAGAGATGCCACAATCTGAAGGGGTCTTCACCACTGAAAGCCACTCCTACATCACTGTCATGGGCTGCCTCATGGACTACCAGTACATTGAGGTCATGCATAGTGGAATGCAGATCTTGGCAGCT ctcctcggctttGTGTACGCCTGCTATGTTGTCAGCGCCATGACTGAAGAAGAGGACAGCT ttgATTTTATTGGTGGATTTGAGCCATTCCCACTCTACCATATCAATGAGAAAACATCTCATCTTCTCCTAAAGCAGGTGTCCCT
- the nkain4 gene encoding sodium/potassium-transporting ATPase subunit beta-1-interacting protein 4 isoform X3, with the protein MGCCSGRCTLIFICTLQLVLALERQVFDFLGYQWAPILANFFHIIIVILGLFGTIQYRPRYIVVYAVWVALWVAWNVFIICFYLDVGGLSKDSDLLTFNISAHHSWWSEHGPGCVRREMPQSEGVFTTESHSYITVMGCLMDYQYIEVMHSGMQILAALLGFVYACYVVSAMTEEEDSYEPGLHTSFVCL; encoded by the exons ATGGGCTGctgcagcggccggtgcacgctCATTTTTATTTGTACCTTACAGTTG GTTCTGGCTCTAGAACGGCAGGTCTTTGACTTCCTGGGTTACCAGTGGGCGCCCATCCTAGCCAACTTTTTCCACATCATCATTGTCATCCTCGGCCTCTTTGGCACCATCCAGTACCGACCGCGCTACATTGTGGTG TACGCCGTTTGGGTGGCTCTCTGGGTGGCCTGGAATGTCTTCATCATCTGCTTTTACCTGGATGTAGGAGGGTTGTCCAAG gacagTGACCTGCTGACGTTTAATATCTCAGCCCATCACTCGTGGTGGAGCGAGCATGGGCCAGGTTGTGTGAGGAGAGAGATGCCACAATCTGAAGGGGTCTTCACCACTGAAAGCCACTCCTACATCACTGTCATGGGCTGCCTCATGGACTACCAGTACATTGAGGTCATGCATAGTGGAATGCAGATCTTGGCAGCT ctcctcggctttGTGTACGCCTGCTATGTTGTCAGCGCCATGACTGAAGAAGAGGACAGCT ACGAGCCAGGTCTTCACACCTCCTTTG tgTGCCTTTGA